In a genomic window of Chaetodon trifascialis isolate fChaTrf1 chromosome 8, fChaTrf1.hap1, whole genome shotgun sequence:
- the haus7 gene encoding HAUS augmin-like complex subunit 7 produces the protein MAGALNEELVRRVYAALQAASCPLVEGLGLKEADSMLELLCVPSQHRTDILAWICSSVNPNFGNSKTTSVRTSDPDVLAKEMAVLGEELMLCRADDLDLIREGDASIHRQLQFLEQLLTLVPCCKKSAGPRMDAEMLLNELYAAENLPHLSQMLKPTLDPWPAHITALRKGIKSASKTSREEATDVATLLQMTQSALEQLQSECEFLNSEAQSCDVFSPSSLRVAACDLQQLMATFSHVFETDLRAYCSRDPPSFSTETDVFQRVHQLMLAFITELEMLKALSEASVSMNEDVNQLQTQPCYQRGGEKLTLQNQLEELTRRIRSFFSLLHS, from the exons ATGGCGGGTGCTTTGAACGAAGAACTTGTGCGACGTGTTTATGCTGCGTTGCAG GCTGCGTCCTGTCCTTTGGTGGAAGGTCTGGGCCTAAAGGAGGCGGACAGtatgctggagctgctgtgtgttccCTCTCAGCACCGCACCGACATACTAGCATGGATCTGCAGCAG TGTCAACCCAAACTTTGGCAATTCCAAAACAACATCAGTGAGAACCAGTGACCCGGATGTTTTGGCTAAAG AAATGGCTGTTCTTGGGGAGGAGCTGATgctgtgcagagcagatgaCCTGGACCTGATCAGAGAG GGTGATGCCAGTATTCACAGGCAGCTCCAGTTCCTGGAGCAGCTTTTAACTCTAGTCCCTTGCTGCAAGAAGTCTGCTGGACCCAGAATGGAtgcagagatgctgctgaaCGAGCTCTACGCTGCTGAGAATCTGCCTCACCTTTCACAAATGCTCAAACCCACACTCGACCCCTGGCCTGCACACATCAC GGCTCTACGAAAGGGCATCAAGTCAGCTTCTAAGACAAGTCGAGAAGAGGCAACTGATGTTGCCACTCTTCTTCAGATGACTCAGTCAGCACTGGAGCAGCTACAGTCAGAG TGTGAGTTCCTGAACAGCGAGGCTCAGAGCTGTGACGTCTTCTCTCCAAGCTCACTGCGCGTGGCAGCATGTGACCTCCAGCAGCTGATGGCTACTTTCAGCCATGTTTTCGAAACAGACTTGAGAGCTTACTGCAGCAGAGACCCCCCCAGCTTCAGCACAGAGACTGACGTCTTCCAGAGAGTACACCAGCTAATGCTGGCCTTCATCACG GAGTTGGAAATGTTGAAGGCGTTATCAGAAGCTTCTGTGTCCATGAATGAGGATGTGAATCAGCTACAAACACAGCCTTGCtaccagagaggaggagagaagctcACATTGC aGAACCAACTGGAGGAACTTACCAGGCGAATTCGAAGCTTTTTCTCCCTGCTTCATTCCTGA
- the LOC139335522 gene encoding ninjurin-1 has product MNAESVALNKLGDIEAQRASSGKAHRPININHYATKKSAAQSMLDVALLMANSSQLKTVLYVGPHYRFYIPLIVLLSLSITLQVIVGLLLVFIVKYDLNDMRKQAKLNRMNNVATVFVFFTVLINIFITALGFEGHAVRSLASPEMLIPEPHLPPLPTDLNMTGSI; this is encoded by the exons ATGAACGCAGAAAGCGTGGCTCTGAATAAACTGGGCGACATAGAG GCACAGAGAGCCTCCTCTGGAAAAGCACATCGCCCTATCAACATAAACCACTATGCCACTAAGAAGAGTGCGGCTCAGAGTATGCTGGACGTTGCCTTGCTGATGGCCAACTCATCCCAGCTGAAGACCGTCCTCTATGTAGGGCCTCATTACCGTTTCTACATCCCCCTCATTgtcctgctgtctctgtccatcacGTTACAGGTCATAGTGGGGCTGCTGCTCGTCTTTATCG TGAAGTATGATCTGAACGACATGAGGAAACAAGCTAAGTTGAACAGAATGAATAATGTAGCGACAGTATTTGTCTTCTTCACCGTCCTCATCAACATCTTTATCACAGCTCTTGGATTTGAGGGACATGCAGTCAG gtCATTAGCGTCACCTGAGATGTTAATACCCGAGCCTCACCTTCCCCCTCTACCCACTGACCTTAACATGACTGGTAGCATTTAG
- the mrpl49 gene encoding large ribosomal subunit protein mL49 yields MAACFTLQCFAVRRTLLGFSLLSRTPGPPAAAVGLRFVSNAGPEEKHTVILESTEEYKFVERLIPPSRVPAPPKHAGVTPSGWIPPAQSPPPLPYMIRRSRMHNIPVYTDLSHGCRMTTLVRKVEGDIWALEKDVKQHLKEVTGKELPTQVNEVTMTLKVKGHFDKELKEWLISKGF; encoded by the coding sequence ATGGCGGCCTGCTTCACTCTTCAATGCTTTGCCGTCCGTCGGACGCTGCTAGGTTTCAGCCTGCTCAGCCGGACACCAGGACCTCCTGCCGCCGCTGTGGGGCTCAGGTTTGTTAGTAACGCTGGTccagaagaaaaacatacagtgaTATTGGAGTCTACGGAGGAATACAAGTTCGTAGAGCGGCTCATCCCGCCGTCACGGGTCCCCGCTCCGCCCAAACACGCCGGTGTCACCCCGTCTGGCTGGATCCCTCCGGCACAGTCACCGCCGCCTTTGCCTTACATGATCCGCCGCTCCCGCATGCACAACATCCCCGTGTACACCGACCTGAGCCACGGCTGCCGCATGACAACGCTAGTACGGAAAGTGGAGGGGGACATTTGGGCTCTGGAGAAGGACGTGAAGCAGCATCTCAAGGAGGTGACGGGGAAAGAGCTGCCGACACAGGTCAATGAGGTCACCATGACactgaaggtcaaaggtcacttcgATAAGGAGCTGAAGGAATGGCTGATCAGCAAAGGCTTCTGA
- the emd gene encoding emerin (Emery-Dreifuss muscular dystrophy) has translation MDRSTEVSNTDQTPKMSLRDKSDEDISKLLAEYGIKHGPIVDSTRELYEKKLEKAMEDTPVKPSSDKTYYREEEEEITYITYQSPVRHEAYGDKLRQRANIEPDEDEESDQDTEAPVQITNRTANHSAVRSTKPVRKSGDSVWKVMRLLLLLAVFAAVFYYAYCRVINNEENPFGTQ, from the exons ATGGACAGATCTACAGAAGTGTCCAACACGGACCAAACACCAAAG ATGTCTCTGAGAGATAAAAGTGATGAGGACATCAGCAAGCTGCTTGCTGAGTATGGCATCAAACATGGACCCATAGTCG ACTCGACTCGAGAGCTGTATGAGAAGAAGCTTGAAAAGGCCATGGAGGACACTCCAGTGAAACCCTCGTCCGATAAGACCTACTACAGAGAGGAGG aggAGGAAATTACCTACATCACATACCAGAGTCCG GTTAGACATGAGGCATATGGGGACAA GCTAAGACAAAGAGCCAACATTGAGccagatgaagatgaggaatcAGACCAAGATACAGA ggcCCCTGTCCAGATCACTAACagaacagccaatcacagcgcagTGCGATCCACAAAGCCAGTCAGAAAGTCTGGAGACAGCGTGTGGAAGGTGAtgcgtctgctgctgctgttagctgtGTTCGCAGCTGTCTTCTACTACGCCTACTGCCGTGTGATTAACAATGAAGAGAATCCTTTTGGGACTCAATGA